The sequence ATAACCCCAGTGAACGCACACACGAGCGCAGGGACCGGGTGTGGGCACCCACTTCTCAGGCCGATCGGCGCAGAGATCTTGCCGCCTCGCAGCCGGGACCACAGGGCCAGAGCTCGCCGCGATAACCACGGCCACGAGCGGTCGCGAAGATCTCCGCCGCGAGCTGGCAGGCCGCGTAGTAGACGTCCACCCACTCCGCGCGGAGGGTGACGACGTCCCGCGCTGCGGTCGCCCGGTCACGGCGGATGTCTGCACCCCGGCTACCTTCGTGCGCCGCGCGACCATCGACCTCGACGACGAGCCGGTGGGCCGCATCGACGAAGTCGCGGCGGATGGTCCGCCCTGCGGCCCGATCGGCGACCGCCATCCGCATCTCGGGAAGCCCATGGGCTTGCACCACGCGGATGACGAAGTCGACCTCGAGCACGCTCTCGGCGCCTTCGGCCACGATGCCGAGGGAGAGTTCGAGCGCGCGCCGATGACGATGGCTGCGCCGCTGCTCGAGCTCGGCCATGAGCTCCTCGGCGGTGGTCCTGTGCCGCTGCACGGCCCGTGCTGCTGTGGCGATCGCGTCTTCCCGGGAAGCCGTGGGGGTATCGCCAAGGTCGATCACGGTGAAGGCCGGCGCGGTGACCAGGAGGCCCCTGCGGCTGACGGTCAACAGCCGATGCCGGCGCCGCACCCGCGTGGCCGGTCGCCGCTGCCGCCCCGCGTTGGCCGGGACGTCCACGTGCACGAGCTGGGGCTGCCGGGACGCCAGCCCGAGTATGAAGGCTGCGGACTCCAGCGACAGGGCGGCATCGTCGCCGTAGTAGAGCAGCGCGGCGCTGGCCCGGGCGAACCAGCCGAGAGGCTGATCGTGCACCGCGTAGACACCGGGATGCACGCGCTGCCACGACCCACGAGCCAGCTTCCACCGGACCGCCTCTGCGCTTCGTTCCGCCAGGGCCTGTGCGCGGGAGACGATCCCGAACTGCGCTGCCGCCAGTCGGGAGAGGTCCATGTATCCACCCTGCCGTGCCGGCGGCGCTGCGGTGCCGGCTATCCACAGGCTCGGTGCGACCCAGCGAGTTGGCGGGTGGGATTGCTGGGGTCATTGCCCCAGCAATCCCACACACGAGGCAGAGCGCCGTGATCACCCCTTCAGCCCGGTGCTCGCCAACCCCTGGATGAACTGCCGCTGGGCGGCGATGAACACGATCAGCACCGGGATCACGGTGAGTGTGGTGGCGGCGAGCTGCACGTTCCAGATCGGCCCGCCGTAGGCGTCCACGTACTGGGTGAGTGCCTGCGGCAGATCAGTCCCGGTCGGCAACCGTCGCCAGCACCACCGGGTCAGCGCACCCCGCCGCGAACCCGTCGATCCGCCGCTGGATCTCCCGGCCGAGTACCCAGGTGCCGATCTTCTCGGCGAGCGGGGCCAGCCAGTTGGGCCGGCAGGAGAAGTTGTACTTCCACACTGCCCGCGCCTGCCCTGGGCCGGCTTCCTCGAAGCGCCAGCCTCCGGCCATCTTCGCGAAGAACCACGGCCCGGTGACCATTCGCATCCCGACGTTGCGGGGCGGCGCGTAGGACACGTACTCGCTGACCATGCGCGCTCCCCACCGGTGCACGGTCAAGGTGCGCACGCCCTTGCCCGGGTGTGTGGCGCCGTCGAGGAAATGCTGACGGCGGACGAACCGGTCCCAGCGCAGCCGCACCTCGCCGGTGGTCTGGGAGAGGGCGAACGCGGTCTGCGCATCCACGGGAACTGTCACCTCTGCACTCACCACCGGCATGGGGAAGATGGTGCCACGCGCGCCCCCGCGGTCACCAGCCGCACCGTGCCACCCTCGGCTCCGCGGTCACCACCCGCTCCCGCGCCGAGCAGCCGGTCCCACCCGCCGAATGAGGACTACCCTCGTTCCGGCGTGTGCGCGCGAGCCGATCGCGGCCGGCGCCCAGGTGGCCGAGCCGGCCGCGGTGCTGTTCGTGGTGCTGCCTACGCTCCGCGCTGTCCACGGCCCGCCCGCACCTGACGACGCCGTACCCGGAGACTGAGGAGAGGAACGATGGGAGAACTGCTGGGGGTCACCCCGCTCGAGGCCCTGGCCGTGGTGCTCGGTACCGCCGGGATGTACGTGACCATGGTGATCATCATCAAGCTGGTCGGGCAGCGGATGCTGTCCAGCATGTCCAGCTTCGACGTGGCGGCGGTGATCGCGTTCGGCTCGATCCTCGGCCGCGCAGCGCTCGGTGAAGCACCGCGACTGGCCGCAGGCATCCTCTCCCTGGCCACCCTGGTGGCGATGCAAGCGGTCGCCGGACTGGTCCGGAGCGTGCGCCGCGGCGGTCGGCTGATCGTGTCCGAGCCCGTGCTGCTGATGGCTGGATCCGCGGTGGTCGAGGAGAACATGCGGCATTGCCACGTGGTGCTCGCCGAATTGCAGTCCCGGCTCCGGCAGGCGGGTATCCGGCACCGCGGCGAGGTGGCCGCCGTCGTGTTCGAGCCCTCCGGCGCGATCAGTGTGCTGCGCCGCGGCGACGGGATCGAGGAGAACCTGCTCGACGGCGTCCGCGGCGGCGAGCTGGTGCCCCGCGAACTGCTGCGCTGAGCGTCGGACCGCCCCGACCCCGGTGCGCGAGACTGCCCTGCCACCGGCGCTCTCACGCACCAGGGCGGCCCCGATAGTGTGTGCTGTATGGGTCGAAAGCTGGGACAGCTGAGGGCGCGGGCGCGCATCGTCGGCGCCGGCGTGGCGGCCGCGCTGGTGGCCACCACCCTCGCGGGCTGCTCGCTGTTCGGCCTGGATGAGGAGCCGGCGCTGGAGTGCCCGGGTGAGTCTGCGCCCACATCCGCCCCGGGCGAGGCGCGGGTGATGCTCACGATCGCAGAGGGAGCCAGCGCCTGGGATCTGACCTGGGTGGTCTACGACGACGGCTCAGTGGCGCTGCTGGACGGGCAGCAGCAGGCGGAGACCGGCACGAACGCACTGGCTGCGGCTGGACCACTGCCCCAGTACGCGGGCGGTCCCTACACTGAACAGCCCGGCTCCTGGAGTAGCGGGTACCTGCTGCCGTGTGCGCTGGCCGAGCTGCGCCAGCGCGCCGACGACGCCCTGTTCGGGTCACCGGAGTACGGCAGAGTGTCGATCACCGATAACCCCTGGACCTACGTCAGCTACGACAACGGTGCCTCCCGCGCTTCCGTGGAGGTCTACGCCTTCGACACCGGCTACACCGAGGGCCTGGAGTGGTCCGAACGGCGCGCGCGGGAGCGGCTGGCCGCGGTGACCCACTTCCTCGAAGCCAACCTGGTCCGCACCGGTGAGACGATCCCGGTCTCCCGCGTGCAGGTGGACGGCGCCGGCGAGGTCGGTGAGGGCTTCGAATGGCCTGGGCCGGCTCCCGCCGAGCTACTCGGCGAGCAGGGCTGCGGTGTGCTTACCGAGGATCCGGCGACGGCGGTGTACGAGTTCGCGCAGGAGCCCGGGTTGGGCGAGGCGAGCTCAGAGCTGACAGTTCGCGCGTTGCCACCCGGGGTGTCCGGCTGTCGGTAGGTGAGGCTCGCCAGGGAGCCGGCTGCCCTGGGCAGGCAGGCCTCGGCGAGATCAGACGACCGCGGTGATGATGCTCGGCGCGATCAGGGCCATCAGCACGCTGAGGACTGCGGTCACGCCTAGAGCGAGGCCGGCGCCGGCGGCCGCCTTGGGCTTGCCGGTGCCACTGAGCCCGATGCCACCGGCGATCAGGGCCACCAGAGCGAAGACGGTGGTGACGATTCCACCGATCAGGTTGAACCGGAGCGAGACCGCGCTGGCGCTCAGGTCGTACCTGTGCATCAGATAGGGCAGCAGCAGGGCGAGCACCTGCTGGACCAGTCCGATCAGCACCACGAGGATCCCGGCCACCAGCGCCAGCCGACCGGCGGGATTCCTGCCCCTCCCGGCGCCGGGCTGGTACGCCGTCGCTGCATAGCCGGTGTGGTGTGGATCGGGTCCGAAGCCTGTGCTCATAGCCGCTCATCGTGCCAGCACCGGGCACCGAGCGTCATCACTGGTAGATCAAGGGCATGGTCACATTCAGAAGCAGGAACAGCAGGGTGGAGGTTCCGAGTGCCAGACCGGCTGCCGCAGCCCCGCGCGGTCGCGGCCGGCCAGCGAGGCCCACGGCGCCGGTGATCACCGCCAGCACAGCCAGCACGGCCTCGCCGACGGTGAAACCGAGGTCCACGGCCCGCCACAGTCCGTCGGACCCACCGCCCACATCCATCGGCATCGACCAGATGACTAGGATCCGCGCCAGCTGGAGCAGCGTCAGCGCCACACCGACGATCAGTGCGATCCGCCCGGGCACGTTGGTGCTTCGGTTCCCGCCTCCGGGCGGCGGAGCGACGAAGGCATTCGGGTTGTAGGACGGCGGGTCGTAGGAAGACATGGGCAGTCACCCTGCCAGGGCGGACACTGGTCCGGGCGGGCATTGACGGGGAGAACTCCCCACCGCGTGGGCCGGAATCGGACAGAACTGCCCACCGTCGCCGATGCTCCGCGGCGATCAGCACCCTTACGCTGACCGGACCATGACGAAGGGAGTGGCCGTGCGCCGTCGATCGACACTGCAGGGGGACCGTTCGAGGAGGAGACACGGGAGGTCGAGACTGGGCCGCGCGGTCGCGCTCGGGGCGGCAGCAGTGACGGTGCTCGCCGGGATGACCGCGTGCAGTCCGTCCCCGATCGACCCGACCGAGGACTGTACCGATGCGGGCAGCCAGCCGGCCGGTGAACCCGGCTCGGCGGAGGTGCTGCTGACCTCCAGCGGGTACGTCCTCTACGCCGACGGCTGGATGGTCATCACCGCCGAGGACGAGGCGAGCGCGGCGAACGCGATGCGGGTGCCGTTGATGGCACCGGCCCCGCCAGCCGGCGATCGCTGGCAGCCCGCCTACCTGGGCAGCTGCCAGCTGGAGGCGGTGGACGCGCTGGCCGCAGAGGAGCTCGTCGAGGGAGACCTGGGGGACCCGATCGTCACCGATGCCAGCACGACCACGATCACCTACTACGGCGGTGAGGAGCCGGTGAGTAGCAGCGCCTACGCGCTCGGGAGCGAAAGTTCCGATCTGAGCCGGGCGGACCAGCAGGGCCGCGAGGTGCTCAAGGCCTTGATCGCCGCCCTGGACGAGGCGACGGTCACCGGCGACGTCCTGCCGGTGGAGACCGTGCGGGTCAACGGCGAAGTAGGCGAGCCCGAACCCGAAGGGTGGCCCGGACCGCCGCTGGCCGAGCTTCTCGGCGACGACGGCTGCGGTGAGCTCACCGGCCAGCAAGCCCTGGACGTGTACGAGTACCTGGGCGAGCGCACCCACGCCGACGTCGGCTGGTTGCGTGTCACAGTGGTCGCACCGGGGCAGTCCGCGTGCGACTGACCCAGCGTCGCGAGGGAAGAACTGCCCACCGCGGAGCAAGCGGCGTGGTGCCCGGGCTGTCTAGCATCATCGGCATGCGACGATCTGCTGCTGCCGTGCTGACCGGGGCGCTCCTGGCTCTCGGTCTGAGTGCGTGCAGCCCCGGGCCCGTGGACCCGACCGCCGACTGCAGCGACAACGGTTCCCCACCACCGGGGGAGCCGGGCTCGGCGGAGGTGCTGCTCACCGCGGGTAATGCCACCGGCACCAGTCTGCTCACCACGGTGCTGTACGCCGACGGCTGGGTGCTCACGCTGGCCGGTGAGGAGGAGAGCGGGCTGAACGCGCTGGCCCCGCCGATGATGGCACCGACGCCGCCGGCGGCACGGCAGTGGCAGCCGGCGTACCTGGGTTCCTGCCAGTTGGAGGCGGTCGCCGGGCTGGCCGCCGAGGAGCTGGACGAGGACCAGCGCCTGGGCAGTCCGCAGATCACCGACCGCGCGAGCACGATCGTGACCTACTACGGCGGCGACCGGCCCACGACCGCCACGGCGTACGCGCTCGGTCAGGAGGAAGGCAGCGACCTCAGCCGGTCCGACGAAGCCGGCCGCGAGGTGCTCAAAGGGGTCATCGCGGCACTGGACGAGGCACCGGCAGAAGGTGACCTGCTCGCCGTGGAGACGGTGCAGGTGATCATCTCCGGCCCGGAGGCGGACTTGCCGACCGACTGGCCCGGCCCGTCGCGCGCGGACATGATCCCAGCCGGGGAACGGTGCGGAGAGCTCACCGGGCAGGACGCCCGGGACGTGTTCGACTACGTCGCCGGCGACGATATCGACGCACTACGCCTCGAGGTGATGCCGCCCGGGCTGCCCACCTGCACCTGAGCACCCCAGCGCCAGGGGCCGTGCCCGGGCCCGGTGCGCTCCGCCGTCGGGCGGGTGTGTTGACCGCTAGGCCTGCGGCACCCGCCGCACCGGTGCCCGCCCGGCGGGCTGGTGCACCGGCTCCACCTCGGGAACCGCCGGCACCGCCATCCGGACCGGCTCACCGGAACGCACCTGCACGGGCTCGCCGTGGTGGGTAGTGGTCAGCTCCTCGCCCTGGACCAGCTCATAGCCGGCCGTGACCTGCCCCTCGGTGCGGGTGATGTCGACCGCGAGCACTGCCTCGCCGATCCGGACATGGAACCGGAGCCGGTTCAGCTCGGCCGGCAGCCGCGGAGCGAACGTGAGGGTGCCACCGTGATCGCGCATCCCGCCGAATCCGGCCACCGCCACCAGCCAGGCACCACCCATCGCCGCGATGTGCAGGCCGTCGTCCACGTTCCCGTGCAGATCGCCCAGGTCCACCAGCGCGCCTTCGGCCCAGTAGTCGTACGCCAGCTGCAGGTGCCCGGTCTCTGCCGCGAGGATCGCCTGGGTGGTGGCCGACAGTGAGGAGTCCCGCACGGTGCGGGCCTCGTAGTAGGCGAAGTTCTTGGCCTTCTGCTCATCGGTGAACACGTCACCACGCAGGTGCATCGCCATCACCAGGTCGGCCTGCTTGATCACCTGCTTGCGGTAGATCTGGAAGTACGGGTAGTTCAGCAGCAGCGGGTAGTGCTCGGCCGCGGTGCGTGCGAAGTCCCACTCGTCCTGGGCGGTGAAGTCCTCGGACTGTGCGTGCACGCCGAGGTACTCGTCGAACGGGAGGATCATCGCATCGGCCGCGTCCCGCCAGGCCGACCGTTCCTCAGCGGTGACGCCGAGCCTGACCTCCTTCGCCGGATAGCGCCCGCAGGCCGCATCCGCCGCGCGCAGGTTGGCCTGAGCCATCGCGTTCGTGTACACGTTGTCGTCCACGATCGCGGTGTACTCGTCCGGTCCGGTGACGCCGTCGATGTGGAAGGACCCGTCGTCGTAGTGGCCCAGGCTGATCCACAGCCGCGCGGTCTCCACCAGGATCTCGGTACCGACCTCGGTGTCGAACTGGGCGTCCCCGCTGGCGGCCACGTATCGGGAGACCGCGTCGGCGATCGCCGAGTTCACATGGAACGCCGCCGTACCTGCGGGCCAGTACCCGGAGCACTCCTTGCCGGTGATCGTCCGCCACGGGAACGCCGCCCCCGCCAGGCCGAGCTCGGTGGCCCGGTCGCGCGCCTGCGGCAAAGTGTCCATCCGCCACGCCAGGTGGTCCCGGGCCGCGGAGGGGGCGGTGTAGGTGAGCATCGGCAGCGCGAACGCCTCGGCGTCCCAGAAGGTGTGTCCGTCATAGCCCACACCGCTGAGGCCCTTGGCAGCGATGCCCTGACCCTCGGAACGGGCCGCGCACTGCAGCACGTGGAACATGGACACCCGCAGCGCCTGCTGCATCCCCGGGTCGCCCTCGATCTGCACGTCAGCGCTGGACCAGAACTCGTCCAGGTAGGCACGCTGCTGCTCGAGCAGCTCGTCCCAGCCGATCAGCTTGCCGACGGCGAGGGCGGCCTCCACCTGGTCCCGCAGCGCGGGGGAGGAGCGCCGGTGGGACCAGCCGTAGGCGAGGTACTTCACCAGCCGCAGCTTCTGTCCCCGCGGGATCTGCGCGGTCACGGTGAACCGGGCCAGGTCCCCGTTCGACTCGATCGTGGTGTTCGCCCCCGGCGGCACCTCGAGCACGTGGTCCATCCCGGCAGCCATCCGCAGCTTGGACCGGCGGGTGCGGTGCATCAGCACCGCCTGCTGTCCGCGGGCCGCCGAGGCCTCCGACTTCAGCGGCCGCTCCAGCACGGCGGCATCGCGCGGGTCCGAGGACGGGCTGCCGGCCTGCTCGTTGGCGAGCAGGTCCGAGTACAGCGCCACGTAGACATCGTCCTCGAGCGGTTCCACCTCGTAGCTGATCGCGGCCAGCGACCGGTGCACCAGGGAGACCAGCCGGCGGGAGGTGACCCGGACCGGGGTGCCGCTCGGGGAGACCCACTCGGTGTACCGGTCCAGGGTGCCGCTGCGCAGGTCCAGGGTGCGCTCGTGCTCGAGCGTGTGCCCGTAGCGCAGGTCGAACGGGGAGTCGCCGACGAACAGTCGGATGATCTTCCCGTCGGTCACGTTCACCACGGTCTCGCCGGACTCCGGGAAGCCGTAACCGGCCTCGGCGTGCGGGAGCGGACGCTGCTCGTAGAACCCGTTGATGTAGGTGCCGGGCACCGCCCGGGGTTCACCCTCCTCGAGAGTGCCGCGCAGGCCGATGTGCCCGTTCGCGAGGGTGAACAGCGACTCGCTCGCTGCCAGCTCGCCCAGCGACAAGCCGTTCCGGACGAGCTTCCAGGGGTGGATCTCGTAGCCGCGGCGGTGATCGGCGTACTCGGTGGTATCGCCGCTCTCGCCGCTGGTGTGCTGACCGTGACCGTTGCTCACTGGTCCTCCTCGGGGTTGGCGGCGGGTTCGTCGTGGTCTGCCGGAGGTCCGGGCACGCCGGTCGGTGGGCGGGAGAGCGTGGAACCGACCTGGTCGCTGAGCAGGTCGGCGAGGTCGGTCACCACGACGTCCGCGCCGGCCGCCGCCAGCGCCTCGGCATGGTCGAGCCGGTCCACGCCGATCACGTACCCGAACGCTCCGGCGTGGCCGGCCTGCACCCCGGCGATCGCGTCCTCGATCACCACGGCCGCGCTCGGGTCCACACCGAGCTCTGCCGCGCCGGCCAAGAAGGTGTCCGGCGCGGGCTTACCGGGCAGGTTGTGCTCAGCGGCGACGACGCCGTCGATCCGAGCGTCGAACTCCGCCGCCAGGCCCGCGGACTCGACCACGGCCTGGCCGTTGGCGGAGGCGGTGACGATCGCCGTGGCCAGGCCCGCTTCCCGGACTGCGGCCAGGTAACGCACCGTGCCGGGGAACGTCTCCACCCCGTCCTCGGCGAGGATTCGCTGCACGTCGGCGTTCTTCCGGTTCCCGATCCCACAGATCGTGTCCGCTTCCGGCGGGTCCTGGGGGGTGCCCTCCGGGCGGCTGATCCCCCGGGACTGCAGGAAGGTGCGGACGCCGTCGTAGCGGCGGCGGCCGTCCACGTGCGCCGCGTAGTCGGCGCTGGTGAACGCGGCTTGGCCGAGGTCGGCCAGGATCGCATCGAAGGTGTGCTTCCACGCGGCGAAGTGCAGCGAGGCGGTCTGGGTGATCACGCCGTCGAGGTCGAACAGGCAAGCCCGGATCGACGGCGGAAGGCCGAGAGCGCGCAGGGCGTTCGGGGTGGGCGAGATCATGGGCACGACGCTAGTCCCCCAGGGGTGTGGGCAGTCAAAAGCGGTGCGCGCGTCGTCGATCGGTGTTGAGAGACACGATCAACACGTGTAGCATATGGTCAACACGAGTTGAACGAAGGGGTTTGGCCGATGCGAGTCATTCTGGACACCGATATGGCGATGGGCGCTCCGGGATCGGAGATCGACGACGGTTTCGCGCTCGCGCTGCTGCTTGCCGACGACGTCTTCCAGGTGGAGCTGGTCACCAGCGTGAACGGCAATATCGACGTCGAGTCCGGTACCTACCTGAGCCTGGAGCTGCTGCAGCGGCTGGGGCGGTCGGACATCCCGGTGGTGCGAGGAGCGGCTGCGCCGATGCTGGAACCAGAGAAGAGGCGCGGTGCGCCCGAAGCGGTGCGTACCGCCTTCGGACACCACCAGGCCACGCCGGGCTTCGCCGCGGCGGAGATCGCCCGGCGCGTGCTGGACGCCCCGGGTGAGATCACGATCGTGGCGATCGGACCGTTGACCAACGTGGCGCTGGCGATCGCGATGGAGCCTGCTGTGGCCCGGGCGGTCAAGGAGATCGTGGTGATGGGCGGGGTCTTCCTCGGTCACACCCAGGTCGCTGACATGCCGGGTGAGTTCAACTGGTGGGTCGACCCGCACGCGGCCCGTGCCGTGCTGCACAGCGG is a genomic window of Ruania zhangjianzhongii containing:
- a CDS encoding nucleoside hydrolase, which translates into the protein MRVILDTDMAMGAPGSEIDDGFALALLLADDVFQVELVTSVNGNIDVESGTYLSLELLQRLGRSDIPVVRGAAAPMLEPEKRRGAPEAVRTAFGHHQATPGFAAAEIARRVLDAPGEITIVAIGPLTNVALAIAMEPAVARAVKEIVVMGGVFLGHTQVADMPGEFNWWVDPHAARAVLHSGAPVRLIGLDVTTRVRLTREHARRMAASGRAFGAFAGDCTIAWLDRLSRDRPAEVEGGDSCAMHDPLAVAALSRPELLTWQDAHVDVLTAEPAGRGVAIADLQSRTDAPAPNAQIAVDVQVEAFMDYFLDHIAAY
- a CDS encoding SRPBCC family protein, translated to MPVVSAEVTVPVDAQTAFALSQTTGEVRLRWDRFVRRQHFLDGATHPGKGVRTLTVHRWGARMVSEYVSYAPPRNVGMRMVTGPWFFAKMAGGWRFEEAGPGQARAVWKYNFSCRPNWLAPLAEKIGTWVLGREIQRRIDGFAAGCADPVVLATVADRD
- a CDS encoding beta-phosphoglucomutase family hydrolase, translated to MISPTPNALRALGLPPSIRACLFDLDGVITQTASLHFAAWKHTFDAILADLGQAAFTSADYAAHVDGRRRYDGVRTFLQSRGISRPEGTPQDPPEADTICGIGNRKNADVQRILAEDGVETFPGTVRYLAAVREAGLATAIVTASANGQAVVESAGLAAEFDARIDGVVAAEHNLPGKPAPDTFLAGAAELGVDPSAAVVIEDAIAGVQAGHAGAFGYVIGVDRLDHAEALAAAGADVVVTDLADLLSDQVGSTLSRPPTGVPGPPADHDEPAANPEEDQ
- a CDS encoding glycoside hydrolase family 65 protein, producing the protein MSNGHGQHTSGESGDTTEYADHRRGYEIHPWKLVRNGLSLGELAASESLFTLANGHIGLRGTLEEGEPRAVPGTYINGFYEQRPLPHAEAGYGFPESGETVVNVTDGKIIRLFVGDSPFDLRYGHTLEHERTLDLRSGTLDRYTEWVSPSGTPVRVTSRRLVSLVHRSLAAISYEVEPLEDDVYVALYSDLLANEQAGSPSSDPRDAAVLERPLKSEASAARGQQAVLMHRTRRSKLRMAAGMDHVLEVPPGANTTIESNGDLARFTVTAQIPRGQKLRLVKYLAYGWSHRRSSPALRDQVEAALAVGKLIGWDELLEQQRAYLDEFWSSADVQIEGDPGMQQALRVSMFHVLQCAARSEGQGIAAKGLSGVGYDGHTFWDAEAFALPMLTYTAPSAARDHLAWRMDTLPQARDRATELGLAGAAFPWRTITGKECSGYWPAGTAAFHVNSAIADAVSRYVAASGDAQFDTEVGTEILVETARLWISLGHYDDGSFHIDGVTGPDEYTAIVDDNVYTNAMAQANLRAADAACGRYPAKEVRLGVTAEERSAWRDAADAMILPFDEYLGVHAQSEDFTAQDEWDFARTAAEHYPLLLNYPYFQIYRKQVIKQADLVMAMHLRGDVFTDEQKAKNFAYYEARTVRDSSLSATTQAILAAETGHLQLAYDYWAEGALVDLGDLHGNVDDGLHIAAMGGAWLVAVAGFGGMRDHGGTLTFAPRLPAELNRLRFHVRIGEAVLAVDITRTEGQVTAGYELVQGEELTTTHHGEPVQVRSGEPVRMAVPAVPEVEPVHQPAGRAPVRRVPQA
- a CDS encoding type IV toxin-antitoxin system AbiEi family antitoxin domain-containing protein, whose amino-acid sequence is MDLSRLAAAQFGIVSRAQALAERSAEAVRWKLARGSWQRVHPGVYAVHDQPLGWFARASAALLYYGDDAALSLESAAFILGLASRQPQLVHVDVPANAGRQRRPATRVRRRHRLLTVSRRGLLVTAPAFTVIDLGDTPTASREDAIATAARAVQRHRTTAEELMAELEQRRSHRHRRALELSLGIVAEGAESVLEVDFVIRVVQAHGLPEMRMAVADRAAGRTIRRDFVDAAHRLVVEVDGRAAHEGSRGADIRRDRATAARDVVTLRAEWVDVYYAACQLAAEIFATARGRGYRGELWPCGPGCEAARSLRRSA
- a CDS encoding DUF421 domain-containing protein, translated to MGELLGVTPLEALAVVLGTAGMYVTMVIIIKLVGQRMLSSMSSFDVAAVIAFGSILGRAALGEAPRLAAGILSLATLVAMQAVAGLVRSVRRGGRLIVSEPVLLMAGSAVVEENMRHCHVVLAELQSRLRQAGIRHRGEVAAVVFEPSGAISVLRRGDGIEENLLDGVRGGELVPRELLR